The Streptomyces halobius genomic interval TGACCCACATCCGCCGCTACCTCGGTCAGGTCTCCGAGCGCATGGCCGAGCATTACGTCCATCTCGCCCAGTCCGACCTGGAGAGCGTGCTCCAGCACGTCTGGGTGGCCGGCCCCGGAGCCGCCAACCCCGGCGAAATCCTCACCGACGACCTCACTCCGCTCACCCGAGAGCATGCCATGGCCCTCGCGATCGACCTTGGTCGCCGCAGCACTCCTGCCGAGGGCGGCTTCTGCACCTTCCAGCCCGTCGTCGACGGCGGCGACTGCCCCTGGAGCCTCAACTGCCACTCCTGCGACAAGTTCGTTCTGTCCGGCGCCGACCTGCTCTACTGGCGTCGCAAGCGTGAGCAGTGGCGGCTGCTGGCCGAGGGCGCCCCGGACGACGCCACCGCCGACTACCTCCACCGCTACTTCGAGCCGACCGCCCGCGCCATCGACGGCCTGGAGAAGGCCCTGGCCGGCCTTGGCCTTCTTGACGACGCCCTCGCCCTGGACCTGCGCAAACCCCAGGATTACTTCCGCCGCGTGTGGTCCACCGCCTTCCGTGCAGCCGACCTCGCTGCCGCGGGCACCGAGGAGGAAAACGAGTACAGCGATACATGCACAGCCGAGGACACCGACCCCGAACAGGACGTCGCATGAACAACGTCCCCGAATCCCGCACTGCCGCTGCCCTGGCAGCCCGCCGCAGCAAGACCGAGGCGGCCCTCCTGCGGGTCCACGAGTCCATCGCCCGGCTCCAACGGGAGAAGGCTCAGGTCAGCGTCGCTGCTGTCGCCCGGCGGGCGAACGTCTCACGCACCTTCCTCTATGACAACTCCGAGGCCCGGGCCGCCGTCGCCGCAGCGATGGCCAAGGCAGGTGACCGCCGGACCCGCATGCTCACCGCACAGGACGACGAGCGCGAGGCGACCTGGCGCGAGCGCGCGCTGAACGCCGAGGACGCGCTCAAGGCCGCCCAGGTCGAGATCCTCACCCAGCGCACCCGCATCGGTGAACTACTCGGCCAGATAAGGTACTTGCAAGCCGAGTGGACCGAGGAAGCCATCCAGCGGATCACCACCGAAAACACCACACTCAAACAAAAGGTCCGCCAGCTGACCGCTGACAACCGCACCCTCGACGAGCGACTCAAAGCCGCCCGCTCCAACCTCCGCTTCCAGGACCGGCGCGTCGCTGACCTCGAAGCCCAGATCGCCAACCCCTCGCAGGGAGTTCAGCAGTGACGCGATAGTTCCGGGAAACGCGCCTGACGGCACGACTCGGTCCGGCGAGTTCGGCCGCCTACAGCGGCCGGACTCCCGAGCTGCCACCACGGGGCGTCGACGGATTGTTGACGGTGACAGCGGCGCTCGGCCAGCCAAGGCAGAGGCCGGGGAACGTCCCCGACCTCTGCCAGCCTCAGGCCGAGGCTGCGGCGACGCAGAACTCGTTGCCCTCTGGGTCGGCCATCACAACGTGGTGCCCGTCGAACTCCTGCCGGACGGCCCCGCCCGCCTTCACCAGCCGCTCAGACTCAGCCTTGATCCGCGCCCACCGCTCACCGGCACTGCCGTGTCCCGGCACCCGAACGTCGATATGAAGCCGGTTCTTCGCCGTCTTCGGTTCGGAGACCTTGAGGATGGAGAGGCGGGGGCCGACGCCGTCGGGATCGCAGAGCCACGCCCCGTCGTCCTCGGATTCGTCCTCCGGCAGGTCAAACTGCGCGAGCCACTCCTCGCGGGTTTTGAAGGGAGCAGGCGGCGGCTCGTCGATATAGCCCAGTGCCGTCTTCCAGAAATCGGCGAGGAGTTGTGCGTCCGCGCAATCGAGGGTCAGATCGATTTTGGCTGCCATGACAGGACCGTACTGCACACCTCTGACAGCTACCGCCGTCACCAGTGCTCGTGATCACCCGAAGAACGTTGACCGACCGTCGTGGACATGTAGTCTGTGAATCGTCGCAGTTCAGAGCCGGTTCACGAGCTTCTGCGGTCGGTAAACCCGGCCAGTAGCCATTCCTCCAGCAGTTCCTGGAGTTCGGGGATCGTCCAGACCGCGGCCTGCTCGACACGCTCGCCGCGGCGGGTCACGTCCCGGCCGGTGTAACCGGCCAGGTGCTGGCAGAACAGCGTGTTGATCGCGGAGAATGTGGCCTCCACGATCGCCTTGTCCGTCGGCGTGCGCGGACGCGCCCGCTGGACAGAGATGCCCAGCCGTTCGCAGGCCCGGATGAAGGTGTCGGAGATGAACACCTTCCCGCCGTCGATGACCACGGTGTCCGGCACGATCACCGGCTTCGCGGCGGCCTGTTCCATCCGCGCGTCGATGCCGAGAAGCTGCCGGTGCGGCATCCGCGACGACGCTATCCGCAACCTTGCGGACCAGCCCGGTCGCATCGGCTCCGGGACCACCATGCGCGCCAGCAGCAGCGAGGCGTCCACCGCCTTGGTGCCCACCGGCCGCAGCACCGCCGCGCAGATCGTGCGGGTGGCGACATCGACCGCGATCGTCAGATCGGCTCGCGCGGTCACCCCCGAGTCCAGGACCACCATCACGTCCAGCAGGGTGGAGTCGATCTGTACCTGTTCTCCGGGCCGGTCCGCGAACGTCGGAGTGAACGGCCCCGTCGGCCGGTTGGCCTTCTGCCGCCGCGTGACCGCCGAACCGAAGGTGTGTCGCCCGGTAGAAAGAGCATCGATGAGGCGGTAGAAGGTGTTCCGGCTCGGCAGGGGCACCACCCCTTCGCCGTGGGCGTCCTCCACCAGTTTCACCACCCGCCGGATCACCCGCGACCGCGTACCGGTCGAGACCTGCGTCTGGTCGTCCAGCACCTGGCGGACCGCCGCCACCAACCGCGCATCCGCCCGTCCGGTCGCTTCCCTCAGCCGCACCAGCCGCTGATCGACCAGCCCCCATAACCCTTGCCGGGCGTAGCGGGACCGCTTGTCCATCACCGTGCGCAGGCTCACTCCCAGTTCGTCGGCCTTGGCCTGGGCCCGCTCCACCACGGTCCGCGAGATGGGGTCGTACTCGCTCCGCGCGACAGTGCCCGGCTCGGCGCCGGGCGGCAGCCCGGTCTCCACCTCCACCACGTGTCGCTGCCACTGAACCGCCGCCGCCCGCGCCGACTCCGGCAGCGTCTCCAGCAGCCCGAACGGCTCCATCACCGGCAGCGGCTCCGCGCCGGTAACAGCGAAGTCCGGCGCCGCCATCAAGTACGAGGCCAACACCACCGACTCCGCCCCGCCAGCCGACCGCAGCCGCACCGCCGTCCCAGCCAGAGCTACCACCTGATGCTCGCCGCCGTCGAAGCTCACCCAGTCGCCCGGGCGCAGCACCGAGCCCCCACCCGCCGTCATCGGCTCGCCCCCGGCGAGACCAGCGAGCCGGTGTGCAGCGGCACCGAGACATCCACCGCCAACTCGTGCGACCACAGCAGATGGAACAGCACCGGCAGCACCGCCAGCGGCTTACCCGCCGCCGCGGCGCCCTCCATCAGCGGCAGCGGCTCGGCGAACACCTCCCGCAGCGGCGAAGCGGCTGGCTCCACCCGGTGCCGGAGGTGCCGATAGCCCGCCAGCCACCGAACGTTCCGCACCACGACCGGGTCCGGGGCGCCCAGCAGCCGGAACTCCCACCCCACCACGGCGCAGGCCGCCTCCGTCGCCTCGAACTTCGCGCGGTCCCGGGGGCCGCGCCGTTCGGCCGGGCGGCAATCGATGACCACGGCCGTCCCGTCATCGCGGCGGGCGAAGTAGTCCGGCGCGTGCGAGACCGGCCGGCTGCTGGCCGCCGACCAGAACAGCCAGAACGGTTGCGAGGAGATGCCCACCACCGCCGGATCGAAGTCCAGCAGCATGACCTGGTCCCGCTCCAGCCAGGACTCGTACCCGATGTGCCCGCCCGTCGTCGCCGACCACCACAGGCCCGGCAGGTTCCGTTGTCGGCGGTACGACGCGAAGGCGCGTACGGGAAGGGCGTGCTCGAACGGCACGGCCCACGCGTCCGCCAGCGAGCGTCGTAACTCCGAACCGTCCAGGGCGACGTACGCGACCTCGAACCCGGACGTCGGCGGCCCGGTGGAACCGCCCGGCAGCGCCTCTAACGCATGCACCACGTCCGGCTAACCCCCACCCCTCGATGCAAGGTCACGCTGACCTATGCGAAGCCTGATGCAGCTTAGAGCTGACATATGCAGAGTCAACTGTCCCGTCGCGTTTCACGTTCCCGCCAGGCACTTCGTTGACCAGGGGATAGGCAAGATGCGGTGAACGTGACGGCTTGCGGAATCCCAGGAGGCGTTGTCGTCGGCATCGGTCCGGGCCCAGTCGTCCCAGTTTTCGTTGTCGGTGGGCGGTACCGCGTGCAAGGCCCCGTTTTCTTACAGCTCTACGGAAGGGGACGTCTATCGGGTTGCGGGGCGGTAAGTGAGGCGTTTGACTTCGCGGAGGATCGGGGCGGTCTCGACGGATTCCACTCCGGGCAGGGTGCCGATGCGGTGGTTGAGGTACTGAAAGAGCTCCTGGGTGTCGTGGAACATGCCGGTGGCGACCACGTGGGAGGCACCGGTGGTGGCGGCCACGAAGGGGATCTCCGGGTGGTCGGCAAGGGCGGTACCGACCGCGCCGAGCTGGCCGGGAGCGATGCACAGCCAGAACCGGACCAGGACGTGGAAGCCAAGGTATTCGGGGGTTCTTGGCGAGTTCGGCCATGAGCTGCGTGTCCACGGCATCCGGTACCGATGCCTCGACGGTTGCCTCCTCGTGGGCTCGTAGAGAGCTACTGTCACCTTGCGGAAGCTTCGGGAGGACAGGGCCGTGACCGACGAACAGGTACGTCACGCCCGCGACTTGCTCGCCCGCCCGGAGAACAGCGTCACCTCGATCGCGCCGCTGCTCGGTGTCTCCCACAACACCATCGTTCAGCAGGCTCAGGCTGGGCCTTGCGATGTTTCGGCGGCGGTGATGTGGACCTCGGTCGCGCCGAGGACGCGTCCGTTGACCTGGACCTCGATGCGGTGCGGGCCAGGGTGGATCGTGCGGACCGAGAGGCTCTCGAACCGGTGCCGGCGTGAGAAGGGGACCGCCTGGCCCGCGGGGAGGTCCCGGGCGGTCAGCTTGAACACCTTGCCCGCTTTGGGGCCGCGAACCCCTTGGTAGTGGACTATGTAGTCGATCGCCGCTCTCGTCGCGTCGGTGGCGTGCAGCGTGAAGGTGACGGTGGTCGCCTCCTCGATGGGGATGGTGGAGGGCGAGCAGGCGAGGTCTGTGATCTCGATCGGAGCATGGTGATCGAACCCGAGAACCGCGAGAGCCTCCGGGTGTCCTCGCTTGACGAGTGTCCGCAGGCCGTGGCGTACGACGAAATCGCCCTGCGTGCTGCCGCGCAACCATCGCCGGGCGGTGACGAGGACGAGGTCGGGGTGGTCCTTGCTGATGTCGTTGAGGTGGTTCGCCACGGAACGGCGCACGTAAAGGGACTCGTCGTTGACGAGAGGCTCCAGGAGCGCCAGCGCGGGAGCGGAGTCGGCGACGAACCGCGAGAGCTGCGATGCCCAGGGCAGCCGCGGGCGCGTACCCTCCGAGACGAGCCGCCGGACGTGTTCGTCCGGGTCGGTGGTCCACGCCCTGAGCTGGTCCATCGTGACCTCGTAGTGGGCTTCGACGAACGGGCGGATAGCGAACTCGGCGGTGTAGCGGGAAGTGAGCGCGGCCAGCAGCGGCAGCGCGACATCGGGCCG includes:
- a CDS encoding DUF6262 family protein; the encoded protein is MNNVPESRTAAALAARRSKTEAALLRVHESIARLQREKAQVSVAAVARRANVSRTFLYDNSEARAAVAAAMAKAGDRRTRMLTAQDDEREATWRERALNAEDALKAAQVEILTQRTRIGELLGQIRYLQAEWTEEAIQRITTENTTLKQKVRQLTADNRTLDERLKAARSNLRFQDRRVADLEAQIANPSQGVQQ
- a CDS encoding VOC family protein, producing the protein MAAKIDLTLDCADAQLLADFWKTALGYIDEPPPAPFKTREEWLAQFDLPEDESEDDGAWLCDPDGVGPRLSILKVSEPKTAKNRLHIDVRVPGHGSAGERWARIKAESERLVKAGGAVRQEFDGHHVVMADPEGNEFCVAAASA
- a CDS encoding TnsA-like heteromeric transposase endonuclease subunit, producing MVHALEALPGGSTGPPTSGFEVAYVALDGSELRRSLADAWAVPFEHALPVRAFASYRRQRNLPGLWWSATTGGHIGYESWLERDQVMLLDFDPAVVGISSQPFWLFWSAASSRPVSHAPDYFARRDDGTAVVIDCRPAERRGPRDRAKFEATEAACAVVGWEFRLLGAPDPVVVRNVRWLAGYRHLRHRVEPAASPLREVFAEPLPLMEGAAAAGKPLAVLPVLFHLLWSHELAVDVSVPLHTGSLVSPGASR
- a CDS encoding Lrp/AsnC family transcriptional regulator, which translates into the protein MPWTRSSWPNSPRTPEYLGFHVLVRFWLCIAPGQLGAVGTALADHPEIPFVAATTGASHVVATGMFHDTQELFQYLNHRIGTLPGVESVETAPILREVKRLTYRPATR
- a CDS encoding DNA alkylation repair protein: MADFKDELSPELIGRLAGDLAGASASFDRTAFEQLAGTGIGDLELKARIDWIARALAATMPTSPEEAGRVVRGALDSGGLTGWASMPVNAYVASAMLDRPDVALPLLAALTSRYTAEFAIRPFVEAHYEVTMDQLRAWTTDPDEHVRRLVSEGTRPRLPWASQLSRFVADSAPALALLEPLVNDESLYVRRSVANHLNDISKDHPDLVLVTARRWLRGSTQGDFVVRHGLRTLVKRGHPEALAVLGFDHHAPIEITDLACSPSTIPIEEATTVTFTLHATDATRAAIDYIVHYQGVRGPKAGKVFKLTARDLPAGQAVPFSRRHRFESLSVRTIHPGPHRIEVQVNGRVLGATEVHITAAETSQGPA